A window of Lagenorhynchus albirostris chromosome 11, mLagAlb1.1, whole genome shotgun sequence contains these coding sequences:
- the ENDOU gene encoding LOW QUALITY PROTEIN: uridylate-specific endoribonuclease (The sequence of the model RefSeq protein was modified relative to this genomic sequence to represent the inferred CDS: inserted 1 base in 1 codon), whose amino-acid sequence MEDPEARKLPELSSHDMRCRLADEDLNEPEPFLELEEEMEGAPASDLYSAPNSCXGRCLEAFDKHHLCHCNARCPKFGNCCEDFESLCGHEGFSHTSDAITKGETQSISEKIYRADTNKAQEEDIVLNCQKCISPSEARDQVDRCPEPLFTYVNEKLFSKPTYAAFINLLDNYQWAVGRGEHFTAQQLAEQDTFLSEVMKTAVMKELYSFLHQQNRYSTEQEFVNDLKNMWFGLYSRGKEDGDSGGFEHVFLGEVKKGKVSGFHNWIHFYMQEKEGLVDYYSHICDGPGDSYPRVLALQFSWDGYYKEMGSAFIGSSPEFEFALYSLCFIARPGKVCQLSLGGHPLAIQTYTWDKSTYGNGKKYIATAYVVSPTQ is encoded by the exons CTGATGAGGACCTCAACGAGCCTGAGCCATTCCTGGAGCTGGAAGAAGAGATGGAGGGGGCCCCGGCTAGCG ACTTGTACTCGGCACCCAACTCCT CGGGCCGCTGCCTGGAAGCCTTCGACAAGCACCACCTATGCCACTGCAACGCCCGCTGCCCAAAGTTTGGAAACTGCTGCGAGGATTTCGAGAGCCTGTGTGGCCATG AGGGTTTCTCCCACACCAGCGATGCCATAACGAAGGGGGAAACGCAGAGCATCTCTGAGAAGATCTATAGGGCAGATACCAACAAAGCCCAGGAGGAAGACATTGTTCTCAATTGCCAAAAGTGCATCTCGCCCTCGGAGGCCAGAGACCAAGTAGACCGCTGCCCAGAGCC GCTCTTCACGTATGTCAATGAGAAGCTCTTCTCCAAGCCGACCTACGCCGCCTTCATCAACCTCCTCGACAACTACCAGTGGGCCGTGGGCCGCGGGGAGCACTTCACAGCCCAGCAGCTGGCTGAGCAGGACACCTTCCTCAGCGAGGTTATGAAGACGGCCGTCATGAAGGAACTCTACAGCTTCCTCCACCAGCAGA ACCGCTACAGCACAGAACAGGAGTTCGTCAACGACTTGAAAAACATGTGGTTTGGGCTGTATTCAAGAGGCAAAGAAGACGGGGACTCAGGCGGCTTTGAACATGTCTTCTTAG GTGAAGTCAAAAAAGGCAAGGTCTCTGGCTTCCATAACTGGATCCACTTCTACATGCAGGAGAAGGAGGGCCTGGTTGACTATTACAGTCACATCTGTGACGGGCCT GGGGATTCTTACCCCAGGGTGCTGGCCTTGCAGTTCAGCTGGGACGGCTACTACAAGGAAATGGGTTCAGCTTTCATCGGCAGCAGCCCCGAGTTTGAGTTTGCCCTTTACTCCCTGTGCTTCATCGCCAGGCCAGGCAAAGT GTGCCAGTTAAGCCTGGGTGGACATCCCTTGGCCATCCAGACCTATACCTGGGACAAGTCAACCTACGGAAATGGCAAGAAGTACATCGCCACAGCCTACGTGGTGTCTCCTACCCAATAG